Proteins encoded by one window of Pseudonocardia alni:
- a CDS encoding phosphonatase-like hydrolase yields MIRLAALDIAGTTVDEGGAVYRVLADVVARAGHPADDVAIRRWMGADKREALGALTGVTDSRGVEDLHDTFVARLADAYAASPPRPLPGVPEALAALRAAGIAVVLTTGFDRQVTDPLLAALPVRFTGQLDAVVCAEEVAAGRPDPAMIRRAMALTGVADPAAVLTAGDTVLDVEAGRNARAGRVVAVLTGAQGRAELRAAGPTDVVDGVAVLPGLLGDTRRAG; encoded by the coding sequence GTGATCCGCCTCGCCGCACTGGACATCGCCGGGACCACCGTCGACGAGGGGGGAGCGGTCTACCGGGTCCTCGCCGACGTCGTCGCCCGCGCCGGACATCCGGCCGACGACGTCGCGATCCGCCGCTGGATGGGGGCCGACAAGCGCGAGGCCCTCGGCGCGCTCACCGGCGTCACCGACTCCCGCGGCGTCGAGGACCTGCACGACACCTTCGTCGCCCGCCTCGCCGACGCCTACGCCGCGTCGCCGCCGCGTCCGCTGCCCGGGGTCCCCGAGGCGCTGGCCGCGCTGCGCGCGGCGGGGATCGCGGTGGTGCTGACCACCGGATTCGACCGGCAGGTCACCGACCCGCTGCTGGCCGCGCTCCCCGTGCGCTTCACCGGACAGCTCGACGCCGTGGTCTGTGCCGAGGAGGTCGCGGCCGGACGGCCCGACCCGGCGATGATCCGGCGCGCGATGGCGCTGACCGGGGTCGCCGACCCGGCGGCCGTGCTGACAGCGGGGGACACCGTGCTCGACGTCGAGGCCGGCCGCAACGCCCGGGCCGGGCGGGTCGTCGCGGTGCTCACCGGGGCGCAGGGCCGCGCCGAGCTCCGCGCGGCGGGGCCGACCGACGTCGTCGACGGGGTCGCGGTGCTCCCCGGTCTGCTCGGGGACACCCGGCGGGCGGGCTGA
- the phnE gene encoding phosphonate ABC transporter, permease protein PhnE — translation MSTTAPDVRRVPVPPRRRDPRTLALAATVVVVLLVVHVVAWRATEMSFATLLGGADGMAEFLTEAVPPDLSWAVLGPSLQGALVTLWIGLLGTTLSIPFALALALAAARGTAPGPVTYQAARGVLSFLRAVPDVVFALVFVTAVGLGPFPGVLALVLHNIGVMGKLWAETVEDADPGPPTALRSAGAGRLQVAVHALLPSVTPQLVGLLLYRFDVNVRSSLVLGLVGAGGIGFLINQSIQLFRFDEMATHILVVLVLIVAVDQLSAQVRRRLGSDT, via the coding sequence GTGAGCACCACCGCACCGGACGTCCGCCGCGTCCCCGTCCCGCCGCGGCGCCGCGACCCGCGCACCCTCGCCCTGGCGGCGACGGTCGTCGTCGTGCTGCTCGTCGTGCACGTGGTCGCCTGGCGCGCCACCGAGATGTCGTTCGCGACGCTGCTCGGCGGCGCCGACGGGATGGCCGAGTTCCTCACCGAGGCGGTCCCGCCCGACCTGTCCTGGGCGGTGTTGGGGCCGAGCCTGCAGGGAGCCCTGGTCACCCTGTGGATCGGGCTGCTCGGTACCACCCTGTCGATCCCGTTCGCGCTGGCGCTCGCCCTGGCCGCCGCGCGCGGCACCGCCCCCGGGCCGGTCACCTACCAGGCCGCCCGTGGCGTGCTGTCGTTCCTGCGTGCCGTGCCCGACGTCGTGTTCGCACTGGTCTTCGTCACCGCGGTCGGGCTCGGCCCGTTCCCCGGGGTGCTCGCGCTGGTCCTGCACAACATCGGCGTGATGGGCAAGCTCTGGGCCGAGACCGTCGAGGACGCCGACCCCGGCCCGCCCACCGCGCTGCGCTCCGCGGGCGCCGGACGGCTGCAGGTCGCCGTGCACGCGCTGCTGCCGTCGGTCACCCCGCAGCTGGTGGGGCTGCTGCTCTACCGCTTCGACGTCAACGTCCGCTCGTCGCTGGTGCTGGGCCTGGTCGGCGCCGGCGGCATCGGGTTCCTCATCAACCAGTCCATCCAGCTGTTCCGGTTCGACGAGATGGCCACCCACATCCTCGTCGTGCTGGTGCTGATCGTCGCGGTCGACCAGCTGTCCGCGCAGGTCCGCCGCCGTCTCGGGAGTGACACGTGA
- a CDS encoding phosphonate ABC transporter ATP-binding protein translates to MSALLEVRGARVRYGDREVLHGVDVDVHAGELLAVLGANGSGKSTLLRAAAGLTPHLGRVLVDGRPRGRLDVALVFQRIHLVTRRTVLDNVCAGALGRLPLRSSLVPSLFPRALREEAMGCLDRVGLADRAHDRAGSLSGGQQQRVAVARALCQRARVLLADEPVSALDPAAAEQVLGLLAELAHTEHLAVLAVLHQPDLAARHADRVVGLRSGHVVLDGPPGGDVRALYPDAADHRGPAAALEAAP, encoded by the coding sequence GTGAGCGCGCTGCTGGAGGTGCGCGGTGCCCGGGTGCGCTACGGCGACCGCGAGGTCCTCCACGGCGTGGACGTCGACGTCCACGCCGGGGAGCTGCTCGCCGTCCTCGGCGCCAACGGCTCGGGCAAGTCGACGCTGCTGCGCGCCGCCGCCGGGCTGACCCCGCACCTCGGGCGGGTGCTCGTCGACGGCCGGCCACGCGGACGGCTCGACGTCGCGCTGGTCTTCCAGCGGATCCACCTCGTCACCCGGCGCACCGTGCTCGACAACGTCTGCGCCGGCGCTCTGGGACGGCTCCCGCTGCGGTCCTCGCTGGTCCCGTCCCTGTTCCCGCGGGCGCTGCGGGAGGAGGCGATGGGCTGCCTCGACCGCGTCGGACTCGCCGACCGCGCCCACGACCGCGCCGGGTCGCTGTCCGGCGGGCAGCAGCAGCGGGTCGCCGTCGCCCGCGCACTGTGCCAGCGCGCCCGGGTCCTGCTCGCCGACGAGCCGGTGTCCGCGCTCGACCCGGCCGCCGCCGAGCAGGTGCTCGGCCTGCTCGCCGAGCTCGCCCACACCGAGCACCTCGCCGTGCTCGCCGTCCTGCACCAGCCCGACCTCGCCGCCCGGCACGCCGACCGCGTCGTCGGGCTGCGGTCCGGGCACGTCGTCCTCGACGGACCACCCGGCGGCGACGTCCGCGCGCTCTACCCCGACGCCGCCGACCACCGCGGGCCGGCGGCCGCACTGGAGGCCGCACCGTGA
- a CDS encoding phosphate/phosphite/phosphonate ABC transporter substrate-binding protein, whose product MRRPRLLAVAALAASLALTACAGPSGPTVAESPTCPGGQIRMGIEPFEDPAKLVPAAEILGDALERRLSCPVRVQVTEDYAAEVLAMRNDRLEIGIFGPLGYVFASERAGAEPVASFGTATGELSAYTAGIWVPRDSEVTTVTQLRGRTLALGSVGSTSGDALPRTALLDAGLAPADVRIDYAGGHPEALLALTNGTVDAAEINSQQLASATASGTFDPAGFRRVWTSAPIPNDPVTVRGNLDPAFKAAVTDALLNLDPQAVGEIGALLDVTPPGKLVPVTRDTYAPLFELARTLGLTEKDVQ is encoded by the coding sequence ATGCGCCGCCCCCGCCTGCTCGCCGTCGCCGCACTGGCCGCGAGCCTCGCCCTCACCGCCTGCGCCGGCCCGTCCGGCCCCACCGTCGCCGAGTCGCCCACCTGCCCCGGCGGGCAGATCCGGATGGGCATCGAACCGTTCGAGGACCCGGCGAAGCTCGTGCCCGCCGCGGAGATCCTCGGCGACGCCCTCGAACGCCGGTTGAGCTGCCCGGTCCGGGTGCAGGTCACCGAGGACTACGCGGCCGAGGTCCTCGCCATGCGCAACGACCGCCTGGAGATCGGGATCTTCGGCCCGCTCGGCTACGTCTTCGCCTCCGAGCGCGCCGGGGCCGAGCCGGTCGCCTCGTTCGGCACCGCGACCGGGGAGCTGTCCGCCTACACCGCCGGGATCTGGGTGCCGCGCGATTCCGAGGTCACCACGGTGACCCAGCTCCGCGGCCGCACCCTCGCCCTGGGCTCGGTCGGCTCCACCTCCGGTGACGCCCTACCGCGCACGGCACTGCTCGACGCCGGGCTCGCCCCCGCCGACGTCCGGATCGACTACGCCGGCGGTCACCCCGAGGCGCTGCTCGCGCTGACCAACGGCACCGTCGACGCCGCCGAGATCAACTCCCAGCAGCTGGCCTCGGCCACCGCGTCGGGGACGTTCGACCCGGCGGGGTTCCGCCGGGTCTGGACCTCCGCGCCGATCCCCAACGACCCGGTGACCGTGCGCGGCAACCTCGACCCGGCGTTCAAGGCCGCCGTCACCGACGCCCTGCTGAACCTCGACCCGCAGGCGGTGGGGGAGATCGGCGCGCTGCTCGACGTCACCCCGCCCGGGAAGCTCGTCCCGGTGACCCGCGACACCTATGCGCCGCTGTTCGAGCTGGCCCGCACGCTCGGCCTGACCGAGAAGGACGTCCAGTGA
- a CDS encoding TIGR03364 family FAD-dependent oxidoreductase → MTRTSDLLIVGAGVVGLAHAVEAVERGLDVTVLERDAHAVGASVRNFGHGCLTAQTGDALELATRGRGTWLRLGAEAGFGVAECGTVVVARSAEERAALEELAATRGDDVELLDPARVVDRVPVARDGLHGGAFLPRDLRVEQRRAAGAIAAWLAARPGAEIHFGCPVHGIAGAGEARAGAGGIGDASGDGPVVVRTGRGEFRAHRVLLCVGHDLDRLVPGLADDAGLRRCVLQMLQVRPHTPLTIGPAVLTGSSMLRYPALSGTAGAAALRERWRTERPELLDAGVNHMLTQLPGGDLVVGDTHHYDRTPEPWTDETLDDLLLAETRALLGTGVDVVRRWRGVYADAPGEFLIRPVAPATSAVAVTSGIGMTTAFGLAPAVLDRVL, encoded by the coding sequence GTGACCCGGACGAGTGATCTCCTGATCGTCGGGGCCGGCGTCGTCGGCCTCGCCCACGCCGTCGAGGCCGTCGAGCGCGGCCTGGACGTGACCGTGCTCGAGCGTGACGCCCACGCCGTCGGAGCCTCGGTGCGCAACTTCGGCCACGGTTGCCTCACCGCCCAGACCGGCGATGCGCTGGAGCTCGCCACCCGCGGCCGCGGCACCTGGCTGCGGCTGGGCGCCGAGGCCGGGTTCGGCGTCGCCGAGTGCGGCACCGTGGTCGTCGCCCGGTCGGCCGAGGAGCGCGCCGCACTCGAGGAGCTCGCGGCCACCCGGGGCGACGACGTCGAGCTGCTCGACCCGGCGCGGGTCGTCGACCGGGTCCCGGTCGCCCGCGACGGCCTGCACGGCGGGGCGTTCCTGCCGCGTGACCTGCGGGTCGAGCAGCGCCGGGCGGCCGGGGCGATCGCGGCGTGGCTCGCGGCCCGGCCCGGTGCCGAGATCCACTTCGGCTGCCCGGTGCACGGCATCGCCGGGGCCGGTGAGGCCCGGGCCGGGGCCGGGGGGATCGGGGACGCGAGCGGCGACGGCCCGGTGGTCGTCCGCACCGGGCGCGGGGAGTTCCGTGCCCACCGGGTCCTCCTCTGCGTCGGTCACGACCTGGACCGCCTCGTCCCCGGCCTCGCCGACGACGCGGGCCTGCGGCGCTGCGTCCTGCAGATGCTGCAGGTCCGCCCGCACACCCCGCTCACGATCGGCCCGGCCGTGCTCACCGGCAGCTCGATGCTGCGCTACCCGGCCCTGTCGGGCACCGCGGGCGCCGCCGCGCTGCGCGAGCGCTGGCGCACCGAGCGCCCGGAGCTGCTCGACGCGGGCGTCAACCACATGCTCACCCAGCTGCCCGGCGGCGACCTCGTCGTCGGCGACACCCACCACTACGACCGCACACCCGAGCCCTGGACCGACGAGACCCTCGACGACCTGCTGCTCGCCGAGACCCGGGCGCTGCTCGGGACCGGCGTCGACGTCGTCCGCCGGTGGCGGGGCGTGTACGCCGACGCCCCCGGCGAGTTCCTGATCCGTCCGGTCGCACCGGCGACGAGCGCCGTCGCGGTCACCTCCGGCATCGGCATGACCACCGCGTTCGGCCTCGCACCGGCCGTGCTCGACCGCGTCCTCTGA
- a CDS encoding GntR family transcriptional regulator: MGTPLHRTLADELRARIRSGAIGVGEALPSEAELCREFSASRGPVRQALAALRDEGLIGGGQGRRPVVLDAVPAQPFESFLSFTRRAELTGHVPGQRLHEIALRHPPPAVAAALGLEPEDYAVQLIRLRLLDDRPAMLERMTYVEKVGRALLDADLNAGSIYALLTGQGVDLHAARHTFDAVAADELDASLLGVEVGHPLLRERRLTWDAAGDALEWSEDRYRPDVATVTVTNTRSGRGGFARE; this comes from the coding sequence GTGGGGACCCCGTTGCACCGCACACTGGCCGACGAGCTGCGCGCCCGGATCCGCAGCGGCGCGATCGGTGTCGGCGAGGCGCTGCCGTCCGAGGCCGAGCTGTGCCGGGAGTTCTCGGCGTCGCGCGGCCCCGTCCGCCAGGCCCTGGCCGCCCTGCGCGACGAGGGCCTGATCGGCGGCGGGCAGGGCCGGCGCCCGGTGGTGCTGGACGCGGTGCCCGCCCAGCCGTTCGAGTCGTTCCTGTCCTTCACCCGGCGCGCGGAGCTGACCGGCCACGTCCCGGGCCAGCGCCTGCACGAGATCGCACTGCGGCACCCGCCGCCCGCGGTGGCGGCGGCGCTGGGCCTGGAGCCCGAGGACTACGCGGTCCAGCTGATCCGGCTCCGCCTGCTCGACGACCGCCCCGCGATGCTGGAGCGGATGACGTACGTGGAGAAGGTCGGGCGCGCCCTGCTCGACGCCGACCTCAACGCCGGGTCGATCTACGCCCTGCTCACCGGCCAGGGCGTCGACCTGCACGCGGCCCGGCACACCTTCGACGCCGTCGCCGCCGACGAGCTCGACGCGTCCCTGCTCGGCGTCGAGGTCGGACACCCCCTGCTCCGCGAACGGCGGCTGACCTGGGACGCCGCCGGGGACGCCCTCGAGTGGTCGGAGGACCGCTACCGCCCGGACGTCGCGACCGTGACGGTGACGAACACCCGCAGCGGGCGGGGTGGGTTCGCGCGGGAATGA
- a CDS encoding alcohol dehydrogenase catalytic domain-containing protein, which yields MAAPVTTARYARWDGVGAPFRLVTTALGAPGPGEVLVAVDLATVCGSDLHTTRGHRSSPVPGVLGHEQVGRVVATAPGLRHVDGAPVRTGDRIVFSVAASCGECRRCRRGIPQKCADLHKYGHAPLDEARPLTGGFATHCLLAPGTATVVVPPAVPDEVAAPASCATATVAAVLDAAGSPGLGTRVLVTGAGMLGVTAAAMASRAGAEVVVADPHADRRARARRFGAADTVGTPPERAFDVALELSGAPAAVRACLDALDVGGTAVLAGSVSPGPAVGLDPERLVRGLHTVVGVHNYAPRHLAAAVAFLVAEHTRFPFAELTGGPWSLDALDDAFAAAGLPGAAPRQAVRP from the coding sequence ATGGCAGCTCCCGTGACGACCGCCCGCTACGCCCGCTGGGACGGTGTCGGCGCCCCGTTCCGCCTGGTCACGACCGCGCTCGGCGCGCCGGGGCCGGGTGAGGTCCTGGTGGCGGTCGACCTGGCGACGGTGTGCGGGTCGGACCTGCACACGACCCGCGGCCATCGCTCGTCGCCGGTGCCGGGGGTGCTCGGGCACGAGCAGGTCGGGCGGGTCGTCGCGACGGCGCCGGGCCTGCGCCACGTCGACGGCGCGCCGGTCCGGACCGGCGACCGGATCGTCTTCTCGGTCGCCGCGTCCTGCGGGGAGTGCCGCCGCTGCCGTCGCGGGATCCCGCAGAAATGCGCCGACCTGCACAAGTACGGCCACGCCCCGCTGGACGAGGCCCGTCCGCTGACCGGCGGGTTCGCCACCCACTGCCTGCTCGCCCCGGGCACGGCGACGGTCGTCGTCCCTCCAGCGGTGCCCGACGAGGTCGCCGCACCCGCCTCGTGCGCGACGGCCACGGTCGCCGCGGTCCTCGACGCCGCGGGCTCGCCGGGCCTGGGAACGCGGGTGCTGGTGACCGGTGCGGGCATGCTCGGCGTGACCGCGGCGGCGATGGCCTCCCGCGCGGGTGCCGAGGTCGTGGTCGCCGACCCGCACGCCGACCGTCGCGCCCGGGCACGTCGCTTCGGCGCAGCGGACACGGTCGGGACCCCGCCGGAGCGGGCGTTCGACGTCGCGCTGGAGCTGTCCGGTGCACCCGCCGCCGTGCGCGCCTGCCTCGACGCGCTCGACGTCGGCGGCACCGCCGTCCTCGCCGGGTCGGTCTCGCCCGGCCCCGCGGTGGGACTCGACCCGGAACGCCTGGTCCGCGGGCTGCACACGGTCGTCGGCGTGCACAACTACGCCCCCCGCCACCTCGCCGCCGCGGTCGCGTTCCTCGTCGCGGAGCACACGCGGTTCCCGTTCGCCGAGCTGACCGGTGGCCCGTGGTCCCTCGACGCGCTCGACGACGCCTTCGCCGCCGCCGGGTTGCCGGGTGCGGCGCCGCGCCAGGCCGTGCGTCCCTGA
- the hchA gene encoding glyoxalase III HchA, with protein MSDSTLSKDPTADPAEHEAYFPSPYSLDAYTAPRTDFDGLATERNAWSGGRWKVLVLATDERYLRMGNGTFFSTGNHPVETLLPLHHVLEAGFGVEIATLTGNPAKFEWWAYPGEDEAVGSARDTLLAQWRAPKSLAEVVERELGEDSDYLAVFVPGGHGALSGLPFSTDVRDTLEWAMRTDRLVVSLCHGPAAFLSTRIGRGRSVFEGYEMCVFPDALDAGANIDIGYLPGEMPWLLGKALQDEGVRVVNDDMTGRCTTDRNVITGDSPLAANELGKLTATALLEHARRRG; from the coding sequence ATGTCCGACAGCACGCTCAGCAAGGACCCGACCGCGGACCCGGCGGAGCACGAGGCGTACTTCCCGTCGCCGTACTCGCTGGACGCCTACACCGCGCCGAGAACCGACTTCGACGGTCTCGCCACCGAGCGGAACGCCTGGTCCGGCGGCCGCTGGAAGGTGCTCGTGCTGGCCACCGACGAGCGCTACCTGCGCATGGGCAACGGCACCTTCTTCTCCACCGGCAACCACCCGGTGGAGACCCTGCTCCCCCTGCACCACGTCCTGGAGGCCGGGTTCGGCGTCGAGATCGCGACGCTCACCGGCAACCCGGCGAAGTTCGAGTGGTGGGCCTACCCCGGCGAGGACGAGGCGGTCGGCAGCGCCCGCGACACGCTGCTCGCGCAGTGGCGGGCCCCGAAGTCGCTGGCCGAGGTCGTCGAGCGCGAGCTGGGCGAGGACTCGGACTACCTCGCGGTGTTCGTCCCCGGCGGGCACGGTGCGCTGTCCGGGCTGCCGTTCTCCACCGACGTCCGGGACACCCTGGAGTGGGCGATGCGCACCGACCGGCTCGTGGTGTCGCTGTGTCACGGTCCCGCCGCGTTCCTCTCGACCCGCATCGGCCGCGGCCGGTCGGTGTTCGAGGGCTACGAGATGTGCGTGTTCCCCGACGCGCTCGACGCCGGCGCCAACATCGACATCGGCTACCTGCCCGGTGAGATGCCCTGGCTGCTCGGCAAGGCCCTCCAGGACGAGGGCGTCCGTGTCGTCAACGACGACATGACCGGCCGCTGCACCACCGACCGCAACGTCATCACCGGCGACAGCCCGCTGGCCGCGAACGAGCTGGGCAAGCTCACCGCGACCGCGCTGCTGGAGCACGCGCGCCGCCGGGGCTGA
- a CDS encoding molybdopterin-dependent oxidoreductase, producing the protein MKLHVNDTELEAEPAPGQCTRTFLREHGHLEVKKGCDAGDCGACTVLLDDRPVHSCLIPAQRLDGARVTTVAGLAGPDGELHPAQAAFVEKFGFQCGFCTAGQIVTATALTPDDLDDLPRRMKGNLCRCTGYRSIREAIETGVRGGCTPRATGGTAGTVGCSARPPAAERIVTGSEPFTFDTDLTGALHLRILGSPHAHARIRSIDTTAAAAAPGVALVLTHHDVPDLRYSTARHEHRTDDPDDTRMLDDVVRHVGQRVAAVVAQTPAQAEAACALVAVDYEVLPAVLDPEAARRPGAPSVHPDRTPADRVDDAGRNVVLALHGGHGGDVDAALRASAHTVTGTWRTSRVSHAQLECHGAIGSLDDDGRLVVRAGTQVPFLTRGELARVLGLDPDRVRVHTARVGGGFGGKQEMFAEDLVGLAVLRTGRTVVHEFTRSEEFTRTALRHPMRVAVTLGADDDGHLTAMKLDVLSDTGAYGNHSRGVLFHSVAESVSVYNCPVKRLDAEVVYTHNVPSGAFRGYGLGQVMFAVESAMDELAIATGLDPFELRRRTMVRAGDPLHVAHHGEPEHDLHWTSYGMDQCLDLVQDALADGTGDPVPDGPTWRVGEGVALGMMTTMAPFGHAATTTVTLLPGGRYRLGAGTVEFGNGTTTTHRQVVAIVLGTTPDRVDAHHGDTDACGYDTGAFASAGTTVAGKALHAAATALRERILTVTGGGELHAAGVTAPGGEWTLDDVLAAASSPAGLAATGEEPGTARAITANCHGVRVAVDTATGEVRVLRSVQAVDAGTVLNPEQLRGQVEGGAAMGLGSALYEEVYVGESGEVLNPVFRTYRVPQMADVPDTEVRYARTHDALGTYGAKSMSEAPYNPVAPAVANAIRRALGVRPYHQPFSRDRVWRLAAGGTAP; encoded by the coding sequence GTGAAACTGCACGTCAACGACACCGAGCTGGAGGCGGAGCCCGCCCCGGGGCAGTGCACCCGCACGTTCCTGCGCGAGCACGGGCACCTCGAGGTGAAGAAGGGGTGCGACGCCGGGGACTGCGGCGCCTGCACCGTCCTGCTCGACGACCGGCCCGTGCACTCGTGCCTGATCCCCGCCCAGCGTCTCGACGGCGCGCGGGTCACCACCGTCGCCGGGCTGGCCGGGCCGGACGGGGAGCTGCACCCGGCCCAGGCCGCGTTCGTGGAGAAGTTCGGGTTCCAGTGCGGGTTCTGCACGGCCGGCCAGATCGTCACCGCCACCGCGCTCACCCCCGACGACCTCGACGACCTGCCGCGGCGGATGAAGGGCAACCTGTGCCGCTGCACCGGCTACCGCAGCATCCGCGAGGCGATCGAGACCGGCGTCCGCGGCGGCTGCACCCCGCGCGCCACGGGCGGGACCGCCGGCACCGTCGGCTGCTCGGCGCGGCCCCCGGCCGCGGAGCGCATCGTCACCGGCAGCGAGCCGTTCACCTTCGACACCGACCTCACCGGGGCCCTGCACCTGCGGATCCTCGGCTCCCCGCACGCCCACGCCCGCATCCGGTCGATCGACACCACCGCGGCCGCAGCCGCGCCGGGCGTCGCGCTGGTGCTGACCCACCACGACGTGCCGGACCTGCGCTACTCCACCGCCCGGCACGAGCACCGCACCGACGACCCCGACGACACCCGGATGCTCGACGACGTCGTCCGCCACGTCGGGCAGCGGGTCGCCGCCGTCGTCGCGCAGACCCCGGCGCAGGCCGAGGCGGCCTGCGCGCTGGTCGCCGTCGACTACGAGGTGCTGCCCGCCGTCCTCGACCCGGAGGCGGCGCGGCGGCCCGGTGCGCCGTCGGTGCACCCGGACCGGACCCCCGCCGACCGCGTCGACGACGCCGGGCGCAACGTCGTGCTCGCCCTGCACGGCGGGCACGGCGGCGACGTCGACGCCGCTCTGCGCGCCTCCGCGCACACCGTCACCGGCACCTGGCGCACCAGCCGGGTCTCCCACGCCCAGCTGGAGTGCCACGGCGCGATCGGCTCGCTCGACGACGACGGCAGGCTCGTCGTGCGGGCGGGCACCCAGGTCCCGTTCCTCACCCGCGGCGAGCTCGCCCGCGTCCTCGGACTCGACCCGGACCGGGTCCGGGTGCACACCGCGCGGGTCGGTGGTGGGTTCGGCGGCAAGCAGGAGATGTTCGCCGAGGACCTCGTCGGGCTCGCGGTGCTGCGGACCGGGCGTACCGTCGTCCACGAGTTCACCCGGTCCGAGGAGTTCACCCGCACCGCGCTGCGCCACCCGATGCGGGTCGCGGTCACCCTCGGCGCCGACGACGACGGCCACCTCACCGCGATGAAGCTCGACGTCCTGTCCGACACCGGCGCCTACGGCAACCACTCCCGCGGGGTGCTGTTCCACTCCGTCGCCGAGTCGGTCAGCGTCTACAACTGCCCCGTCAAGCGCCTCGACGCCGAGGTCGTCTACACCCACAACGTGCCCAGCGGCGCGTTCCGCGGCTACGGCCTGGGCCAGGTGATGTTCGCCGTCGAGTCCGCGATGGACGAGCTCGCGATCGCCACCGGCCTCGACCCGTTCGAGCTGCGCCGGCGCACCATGGTGCGCGCCGGGGACCCGCTGCACGTCGCCCACCACGGCGAGCCGGAGCACGACCTGCACTGGACCAGCTACGGCATGGACCAGTGCCTCGACCTCGTCCAGGACGCCCTGGCCGACGGCACCGGCGACCCGGTCCCCGACGGCCCGACATGGCGGGTCGGGGAGGGTGTCGCCCTGGGCATGATGACGACGATGGCCCCGTTCGGGCACGCCGCGACCACCACGGTGACGCTGCTGCCCGGCGGGCGCTACCGGCTCGGCGCCGGCACCGTCGAGTTCGGCAACGGCACCACGACCACCCACCGCCAGGTCGTCGCCATCGTGCTCGGCACGACCCCGGACCGCGTCGACGCCCACCACGGCGACACCGACGCCTGCGGCTACGACACCGGGGCGTTCGCCTCGGCGGGCACCACCGTGGCGGGCAAGGCACTGCACGCCGCGGCGACCGCGCTGCGGGAGCGGATCCTCACCGTCACCGGCGGCGGGGAGCTGCACGCGGCCGGGGTCACGGCGCCCGGCGGCGAGTGGACGCTCGACGACGTGCTGGCCGCCGCGTCCTCGCCCGCGGGGCTGGCGGCCACGGGGGAGGAGCCCGGCACCGCGCGGGCGATCACGGCGAACTGCCACGGCGTGCGCGTCGCGGTGGACACCGCGACCGGCGAGGTCCGTGTGCTGCGCTCGGTGCAGGCCGTCGACGCCGGCACCGTCCTGAACCCCGAGCAGCTGCGCGGGCAGGTCGAGGGAGGCGCCGCGATGGGGCTGGGCAGCGCGCTCTACGAGGAGGTGTACGTGGGGGAGTCCGGGGAGGTCCTCAACCCGGTGTTCCGCACCTACCGGGTGCCGCAGATGGCCGACGTCCCGGACACCGAGGTGCGGTACGCCCGCACCCACGACGCGCTCGGCACCTACGGCGCGAAGTCGATGAGCGAGGCGCCCTACAACCCGGTCGCGCCCGCGGTCGCGAACGCGATCCGCCGCGCGCTGGGGGTGCGGCCGTACCACCAGCCGTTCAGCCGCGACCGGGTGTGGCGGCTGGCGGCCGGTGGCACGGCGCCCTGA
- a CDS encoding FAD binding domain-containing protein, which yields MDLHTVTGFRRARERADLALAPGERILAGGTWLFSEPQPAVTGLVDLTTMGWEPLSDLPDGGLSVAATCPIADLAAYGERTGTPLFAECAHALLASWKIWHTATVGGNVCRAYAAAGMVALAATLDGLAVVWTPDGEEYRAPVASLVTGNGTTALRPGEVLRAVELPGAALRARTAFRRIALAELGRSGAVLTGRVDTAPDGGAATFVITAATEAPTVLRYPAGVPDADRLRADVDAVDGWYTDPLGSADWRHGVSAVLLEQIREELS from the coding sequence ATGGACCTGCACACCGTCACCGGGTTCCGGCGCGCCCGCGAGCGCGCCGACCTGGCGCTGGCGCCGGGGGAGCGGATCCTCGCCGGCGGGACGTGGCTGTTCTCCGAGCCGCAGCCCGCCGTCACCGGCCTGGTCGACCTCACCACGATGGGCTGGGAGCCCCTCTCCGACCTGCCCGACGGCGGCCTGTCGGTGGCCGCGACCTGCCCGATCGCCGACCTCGCCGCGTACGGCGAGCGCACCGGGACCCCGCTGTTCGCCGAGTGCGCGCACGCCCTGCTCGCGTCGTGGAAGATCTGGCACACCGCGACCGTCGGCGGGAACGTGTGCCGCGCCTACGCCGCCGCCGGGATGGTCGCCCTCGCCGCGACGCTCGACGGGCTCGCCGTCGTCTGGACCCCCGACGGCGAGGAGTACCGCGCCCCGGTCGCGTCGCTCGTCACCGGCAACGGCACCACCGCGCTGCGTCCCGGCGAGGTCCTGCGCGCGGTCGAGCTGCCCGGCGCCGCACTCCGCGCCCGCACCGCCTTCCGCAGGATCGCACTCGCCGAGCTCGGCCGCTCCGGCGCCGTGCTCACCGGGCGGGTCGACACCGCACCCGACGGCGGCGCCGCCACGTTCGTGATCACCGCCGCGACCGAGGCGCCCACCGTCCTGCGCTACCCGGCCGGCGTGCCCGACGCGGACCGGCTGCGCGCCGACGTCGACGCCGTCGACGGCTGGTACACCGACCCGCTCGGTTCCGCGGACTGGCGCCACGGGGTCAGCGCGGTGCTGCTGGAGCAGATCCGGGAGGAGCTGTCGTGA